GTACACCCTTAGCAATAGCTCCCTACATCTGTCAGTACCAATGCCCTTATGGCTGTGACAGATCTGTGGGGTTAAGCAATGtgagctggcagaggggccaCTGATGTTACTGTAATTACTGACAGCACACTCAGGAGCATGCTTCCTTTTCCCAGCTGTACCTATGGCTAAACTAGCTGCTATGACCTTTCTCTATAGTTTTTGCCAGCAGGGTGCTTTCCTCTGGATTTTGATACACAAGCATCTGTGGATTTGTTTGCTACTATGGAAATGATGCTGCATCCTCAACTCTGTTTTTCCCCCTAGCACCATTAACTTGAGTAGTTGGGGGAGCAGCTGAAGGTCTGCTCCAGTATTCTGTGTGCCCTCCAGCACATGTACAACACCTCTGCCataaaagcaagcaagcaacaCACCAAGCAGGACCACCACAAAGCCAAAGGTATTGGTTCCATGATGACTCATGGACACGAAAACAAATCCAGGCACTTCCAATATCAATCTGTTTGCAAAGAGAGATTACACCAAATCCTAAGACTTTGGCCATAACTTGCAGCCAGCTGggcctcctcctgctctgacTGAAGGCAGCAGCCAAATTTCCATTGCCTTTGCTGGAAAcacctgcagagcacagccacTGTGCcaacctgccaggggcagcaaGGCAGGAATAGCAGCCCCATGTGGGACTGCAGCAGGGAATGTGACATGCAGGAACACAAACACCCACTCAGATCTGGCCAGTGTGGAGAGGGAGTGGGTGAGAGGTCtcagcagctgggctggcaaACACTGGATATCCAATACCAAAACTGGTGTGAGCAGTGTGGCTGTACTGGAGTAACCACATTGATGCTGATCTTTGAGACCCCAACcaccctttctttctttctcctttgccCATCTGCTGTCATCTCAAACACATCCCTTCCTCTGGCACTCTGTGCTTCCCTGCTCACACCCACACTGGAGAATGGCCTCCCCAGTCAGCAAACAACATCACTACAGCCAACTCCTCTTTCAGTGGACAGGCCAGTGGGTGGGAAACATGCCCAAAGACATTCATCTGCCTGGCAGAGGCAGGAAAGCAGCAAAGAAGCCACTGAGCCGGGAGGCCTCCGAGAGAGAAACCTTAAGTGGCTGTGTGTGGGTTCATTGCTCTGTTGCTGACTGACATCAGCCTCTTTGGGCTCAGAGAGATCTGTTTCATTTTAAAGGGAACATTCCCCCAGGGATCTCATTAGCACCATCACGAAAATCAGAAAGGAACTGAAGGTTGTAAGGGGGGTGATGGTGGGTTGGTAAACAGGACAGAAGCACTGTCAGAAAACAAGCTCACAAgctgtattttctctttctcatgCACACACACGCTGCCTCTGTCAGAAGAACTCACCTGGCATTGCAATCATGATCTGTGGGGTCGTATGTCTGCACGTAAAAACACAGAGCTAACAGGCACCCCGTGGAGGCAAATGTGTTACAGTATCAGCCAGGTATGGAACAAAAACTTTCCCTCTGTAGGGCTGGGGCACACCATGCCAAGGTCACTCAAACAGCCTGTTACAGCCAAAAGCACTTGGACAGCCATCCACAGCCCACAGGGGCTGAACGTGGGCTGGACCACTGCTAAGCTGGGGTAAGGATGTAGGCCAATTTAAAAGCCTGGCAGGTATAAATTATCACGATTGATGTCCCAGCAACAAACACTGCATCACCCCTCCCAATTAGTCAACACATCCCAAGCAGTTACATGGATGCTCCTCATTcagtgctgccctgcagagaccacggtgcaaggtctgctctgggTGAACCCCTCCATGGAGCCTCTGGTGTTGAAGGTGGTGCTCAGAGAACAATGTCCTTCTAAGAAAGCCACCTCTTTCTGGAGTGAAAGCAAAGCTTCAAGGACAGAAACACTGACTTGCTCACTTCTCGTGTGACCCATCAGGGTTACGTTCTGCCTGTGTTTGTTTCAAGAGGAACTGCAGGATGTCATCCGAGAGTCCAGGTGTCCTCGTTCTGGTTTCCAACAAGACTTCTCCTTCAGCTGGCTTTGAAAAGCAAGCAGAAGGGGGGTGGTTTGGAAAGATCTTACATCCATCTCTGTTCAAGACCAACTGTGCCATTTGCAGGCAACGTGACAGGTATTTTGTTCCATCCTTTTGTTCCAGCTCTGAAATCTTCTGTGACAGACACCGTGAGGCAGCCTCGTAGGTTGGATCCTTTCTCTCTGGCTGCTTTCTACAGTACATGTTGTAGAAGCCATCCAGAGAGTCCCTGATGCTGGGACCTTCTGCACTGTCACGTTCATATGTCCATGAGAGCACAGCATCATTGGGTTCCGAGGGCTCACACAGCCCTGCTTTTGGGTAACATCTCACGTTTGCTTCCTCAGAGCCTTCAGCAGAACAGCTCACAGGAGCTGCAGATGATGGATTGCTCTCTCCTGCAAGCATAGGATCAATGAAACTCATTAGTCACCAGGTCGTCCCTGTGGCAAAGTCTTTTTCTGTCCCCCTCCCACTGCAAGTCTGGCAAACAGGCTCTTTGCAGGAGCAAACCAAGTGCTGCTCTGAACACAGCTGGGCTGCCACAGAGCATTCCTGCACAGATTGATGTAAGATGGGCTGACTTGGGGACCTCGCAGTAGTCCCAGCCTTGACACTGCAGTGACTGGACTTGGTGGTTACAGACCTCCTGGCTCCTCTCAGTTACACTTCCAAAGAGGTGGAAactgagctctgctgctcctggagaTGACAGCTGACCCACCGAGAAGCCTGGTTTGCAGCTGAGACAGTTCTGCATCTGTTTCAGTTTTTCCCTTGTCCCTTGGTCTAATCCTTACCTTTTCATAGTTCTCAATTTTACTCCTACATAACTGCGTAACATGCAGTCCTGACCTCCAGCCTTCAGCCAGATTCACAGCCTCCAAACCAACACTGTTTTCTGGTGACTGCACAGAGTTTCAGAATGAGGACTGCAACAGGGGACTCTGTGCTTCCCTGTGAAATCCCACTTTTGCAGCCCTGCTGCACTAAACACTCTCCCCACATCCTGATGGAATTTCTATGGATAAAATTTATGTAAAGGCCAAGGACTCATTCTTGCCTAgctcttctcctccttccctgctaACCCACACCTCTGAATAATAGTCTGTGTTTTTCTCCTGCTTCAGAGCAATCAAGGGGGATGCTTTGCACTAACACAGCACAACAGGGCCACTTGGCAATGACCAGACCAGGATGATCAGCAAGCTTCTAGGAGGAAGAAGTTCCATAAAGAGACCTTGAATTGGGCTCTGGTACCCAGGTAGTGCCTCTGACTGCAATCTCATCTCCAAGTCCACTGCACCAGAGTGTTTGCCAAGCACCTGACTCACAGACAAGGAAGTTTTCCAGGGCTCAGCCAGAGGTTGCACAGCCGTCATCTGCAAGTTACATAAGCAGGatgcaggcaggcagaaaaTAGCTTGGTCTTTTCTAATTCTGTGAAATGTGAAGCAGAGTGCAGTCCTTCATTTTGGTAGGAGACCATGTTCAAAGGGAGTCTCAGTGTGGTGAAGGCTGTTTTCCCCTCCTGGTACACAAAGAGCCACCCTTCCCTTCCTAAGCAGAGattcatttaaatgaaattaagcTGCCTGTGCAGCCACACCGTACCTCGTCTCTTTCTTCCTGTCCCTACTTCCTATCTTTgatctttcttttcaatttcaCTTCATCTCTGATTATGCAATTTTAAATAGAACTTTCCCTCCCCTTGCAATGTGTCACTTCCAAAGCAGTACAAAGAAAAGCTTGGTGGCCTTCTTTTAACAGTGATCTATGGCATCAGAATAGCAAATCAGAGAACAGGTCCATTTTTCCTCAGTAATCTCTCAGCCTGTGAAGTTAGAACTGAAGCCTCATGCATCTCTCATAATTCAGTCAAGTGGCACTTGGACTCCTGTAGCAATTGCAGACCCCTGTGTCGTGCTGGCTTTTTGCTACCTCCTGCTCACAGCCACATTTTGtaaaagagcagcagctgcctccagctacGGATATCAAGCTTGCGTGACTTGGGAAGAGAAAAATTCTGCTGGTTTCATGTCATCAGGGGAGACTTTTGCAATGCTGCTTTGCCTTTCTCCTACCATCTTagtttggatattaggaaaaaatttcttcacaggaaggtttgtcaagcactggaacaggctgcccagggaagtggttgagtcaccatctctggaggtgtttaaacaacatgcagatgtggcacttggggacacggttcagtggtggacttggcaatgTGATGTTTATGGTTGGACTTAAtgattttaaaggttttttccaacTTCAGTGATTCTGCTGCATTTTATTGCAAGGTCAGTATGGCCCATAAAGCTGACATCCTCTGCTGAAGCACAACCCACCAAAGAACTGACTAGTAAGTGTCTCAGGGGTATACTCTGGGGTTTGATTAGCCAGAACATATTCCATTATTATTACTGGAGAACAGTTTTCTTTCAGTTACTGGTTCAGATTTATGCATCTCTATTTCCCAACAGTAGGCCCTATCCTCTTAGTGGATTACTTTGCCAGCAAAGCCTTCTTAAGGCAAGATTTCCAACCGGTCTGGATGCACCagccctgggagtgttcaaagccaggctggataaggccttgagcaacctgatctagggGGAGGTGTCCccgtccatggcaggggggttgggactacatggtctttaaggtccacTCCAACCCCTTagcactctatgattctatgacatgAAAAGCTGgatgcaaaattcccagaaCCAATCTATACCTCACAAAGTTGTGCCTTTCCTAGCTTTCCTGACAATTTTCCAATACATTCTCCAACTGTGTGCCAAGACTGATGTTTGAAAATACACCCAAACCTTTTCCTGCCTAACAGTGATCAGTGAAAGTGTACATCCTTCCTCGATACCCTCCAAAACGCTGGTATTGCTGCTGAAAGGTGCAAATCTCCTGAATGATTTATAAACCACAGGGAACAAGCACACTAGCTGGGTACCTGCAGGGTCCAGAAAGAGCTTCTCAGCTGGGGCACAAACAGAGCACACAAGCCCATGTTGTAGGCCAGCAAACATGCTGCTAAAGCATTCAACTTATCAATCCCTTTGCCTCTCCATGCACCTGCACCCCACAGGAAAGCTGGGATTCTCTGATAACACACAGCAGTGTTGCTTCAAAGCAGAGACCTCTCTGGCCACCtctcagcagcaggaaaaatgtAGTTTTATAAATTCCTTTGTAAAATCCTTCCATGGCAAACTTAACAACTTAGCTGTCACACACCCTTGTGTTGGCTTGGCCCAACACCTACAGGAGTCAATGCAAAGATGAGCAAGGCTGAAAACTCTCACTCTTTGCCTGCAACAGAATTTCCTCACCAGAGAATCTGGCTCATTGTTTTTAGCTATTTTTGCTCATTTATACAACTGAGTAttaaagggaggggaaaaaaaccaatagaaaagccccaaaaaactgAAACAGTCATTACTGTGCCTATTTCATTCTCACCTGATGGATAATCATGAGTAAGAATGTATATTATTTCATCTGCTCCTCCACTCCATGCTAATTGAAGTTTAGCATTTGCAGCTAATTAGTAAAAGAGCTGGGGGCAGATAAAAGGATATTCTTGTGTTTATAAACCTGCTGATGAAAATTTAAAAGCTCCATCTGGTACAAGCACATAACCCTACTGCCTGAAGCACATAACCAAATCCTGCTTTGAACCTGGGCCACTTTCAGTGAGGCAACAATGCAGCAATAATTATTATTTGCACCTACAGAAAATGTAGTTGTTTGAGTTTCTATATAACTATGTTCACACAGTAAAGTTCTCACAGATTGAATTATTTCTCTTATCCCATCAGCATGTCAGGATCTACCTGGGGTCACTGCAATCATCCACAAGAAAGGGTCCCTAATTCTGTGGTTGCCATGAAGTGCTAAAACAAGTAAACATAAACACCATCCctgagagctgctccagccctcacACTGCTCCTAGAAAATCCCTTCTTGCTTCTCCACCAGACGTGTCCATATGGCATGGGAAAGCTCAAGGAGAGGTGATACTACTTGGACTAGAGCAGAGCTCCCAACTGACACTGCATCTGTGCCAATTCATATGATTTTGGGGATGCATCCATCTGCACAGGAGGCAAGAACAGGTCCCATGTCACAGCTCAACTCCCTGCATGTGTTGACCACTTGAGACAGCTGATGCACAGAAGAGCATTTTGTGGGGTTGTTTTCTTCCCACCTGGCTGATTTCCAGTGGGAGTGCACATATCATCATCACGGGAATGCAACTCCTCTCTgctcagagaagaaagaagaaaatttgggagaatttggcAGGAGCTCTTTCTACCCCAATCTCACACAGCACTTTAGCCTGCCAGTAATCACACACCTGAGTACTCAGAAATTGCAAATCTAGACATTTGAGGATCAAATTCTATTGCCCTTGCATGCATTAAGAACATTTCCTCTGATTACAACAGTTAAAAACCCATGTGTGAGCTGCTGATCACATTCCTTTTACATGAGCTGAAATACATTTGCATTGTAGGATTTTTATTACCAACATTTAAATTGGAATAGCATCAAAAAGACAAATATCAAGAAAACAAGTGTCAATCTGCTAAGTAGTGCACAAATACCTATCACAGTGAGTAAATGACAGATCCTAAAGCCTTTGGTACACAGCATTGAAGAACTGTAGAGATTACAATTTCTCTGCCTTGCAGAAAACAGCTGCTGTCTTCTTGTGCAAAGGCAAAATGAAATTTCCAATGATATTATCATTCAAAAAGACTGTTATAACCAGAGCAAATTTGTTCCTTGTGGGTATTTAAATTGTGAactgaaagtgaaaataagAATATAATAAGCCTTGCTACTTTgctgtctccttgatgccacaCAAACCAGCCTTCTCCTGTTGTCATCTGCAGTAGGCTGTTGCTCACAAGATGGGATCTGTGAGACTCTGCTTTACACATGACATAACCAGCTATATTCTTCATTCCCCAGCCCACAGGAGAGGCACATGTGGCCGTGTCTGACTGCTGAGTGCTAGCCAAGAGCTCTGCAAATGCTGGCTGCCCTATCAGGAGGCCTGGAGAAAGTGATAGTGGGCAAAAGGCAGCAAGAAGGGAGGTATCTGGGGATTGGagtagaaaagggagacagTGACAGAGGAATAGCACTGGGTATGGCCGAGTACTGAGTCAGgctctctgttttttttcttctttctgctgcaCATTTGTGGTGTGAaaagttgggggggggggggctttaATTTGCGTGGAGTAAGACGTAAGCAGTTATTTTAGGGAAGCATAAAAACTCTTCCCTTTCAGTCTAACCCCCTTAGGAATCTGaaattcaagaaaaataaaaagtctgGCAAATGGTGAAGTGCTCTTGAAATGCAATATGGAGGCACAGTGCATTCCCCTAGACACTCTTCCAAATGTCACAGTGGTATTAAACTCTGCCCTGCTCCGAGAGCTCACATCCGATGCCTGCTGCGCCGAGCTTTTAATACAGCTGGGAAACTCAGCT
This Aphelocoma coerulescens isolate FSJ_1873_10779 chromosome 3, UR_Acoe_1.0, whole genome shotgun sequence DNA region includes the following protein-coding sequences:
- the SHLD1 gene encoding shieldin complex subunit 1, with the protein product MEGKETSPSHTSESSILDLPSVCDLAEHFLPPHSSENSEELYPSGDVFPSPPTGESNPSSAAPVSCSAEGSEEANVRCYPKAGLCEPSEPNDAVLSWTYERDSAEGPSIRDSLDGFYNMYCRKQPERKDPTYEAASRCLSQKISELEQKDGTKYLSRCLQMAQLVLNRDGCKIFPNHPPSACFSKPAEGEVLLETRTRTPGLSDDILQFLLKQTQAERNPDGSHEKLTAEEQLSEPT